The following coding sequences lie in one Drosophila sulfurigaster albostrigata strain 15112-1811.04 chromosome 2R, ASM2355843v2, whole genome shotgun sequence genomic window:
- the LOC133838003 gene encoding odorant receptor 98a-like, whose amino-acid sequence MINIMFFANLTTGISHVFYLCALTCQTFPFCYTCTLIDADCDVLAFSIFNSNWLDATPRYKSTLRHFLHHAQKNITFTAGSIFPISLNTNISVAKLAFSVVTFVKQMNIVEKLNGE is encoded by the exons ATGATTAACATAATGTTCTTTGCCAATTTAACAACTGGCATTTCCCACGTTTTCTACCTTTGTGCTCTCACCTGTCAGACATTTCCATTCTGCTACACTTGCACTCTAATTGACGCAGATTGCGATGTTTTGGCATTCTCTATCTTTAATTCAAACTGGCTCGATGCAACTCCACGTTACAAATCGACTTTGCGGCACTTTTTGCATCATGCTCAGAAAAATATTACGTTCACTGCTGGCTCCATTTTTCCCATATCTCTCAACACTAACATAAGt GTGGCCAAGCTCGCGTTTTCGGTTGTCACATTTGTTAAGCAAATGAACATAGTTGAAAAACTGAATGGAGAGTAG
- the LOC133838002 gene encoding odorant receptor 59b-like, which translates to MKAIAAVNALAYKKPSIESSSAVEPCLQLNRVKSANKIIMKSEKVTFNYLREPTSTDRMQMTDAVEYLRRGMTTMGWLTPSKNSRYSYCGMYKFVKYFLLSCALYLPIGLSITYITEFSTFTPGELFTSLQAGINSPGAFMKAVLAALNAWRFLAVKEQLTNISKRWIKDEEQLAVHHTAKLCNLAYLLFLGSYVSFGSLTVLTAVLRGQTPWRIYNPVFDWRANTLYFYIATGFEILFMGSGIMYNQVNDSYPLIFAIIIRSNVNLLNNRVQNLRTDPKRSEEQNYEDLKECIVDHKQILE; encoded by the coding sequence ATGAAAGCAATTGCAGCTGTCAACGCGCTCGCATATAAAAAGCCCTCAATCGAATCGTCATCAGCAGTTGAGCCTTGTTTACAGTTGAATCGAGTTAAGTCAGCAAATAAGATAAttatgaaaagtgaaaaagtaaCATTTAATTACTTGAGGGAGCCCACTTCCACTGATCGCATGCAAATGACGGATGCTGTTGAGTACTTAAGACGTGGCATGACTACAATGGGTTGGCTTACGCCATCGAAGAACAGCCGATATTCCTATTGTGGAATGtacaaatttgtgaaatatttcttACTATCATGTGCCTTGTATTTACCCATTGGCTTGTCCATAACATATATTACGGAATTTAGCACCTTTACACCTGGCGAGCTGTTCACTTCTCTACAGGCTGGTATTAATAGCCCAGGAGCCTTCATGAAAGCTGTTCTGGCTGCACTTAATGCTTGGCGCTTTCTTGCAGTTAAAGAACAGCTGACTAATATCAGCAAGCGATGGATAAAAGATGAAGAGCAATTGGCAGTTCATCATACTGCTAAATTATGCAATCTTGCCTATCTTTTGTTCTTGGGAAGCTACGTTTCATTTGGATCATTGACTGTACTCACAGCGGTTTTGAGGGGACAAACTCCTTGGCGTATATATAATCCCGTATTTGACTGGAGAGCCAACacattgtatttttatatcgCAACTGGATTCGAAATACTTTTCATGGGATCAGGAATAATGTACAACCAAGTAAATGACAGTTATCCTCTAATCTTCGCCATAATTATACGCTCAAATGTGAATTTGCTCAATAATCGTGTTCAAAATTTACGTACTGATCCCAAGAGAAGTGAGGAGCAGAACTACGAGGACCTCAAGGAATGTATTGTTGATCACAAGCAAATATTGGAGTAA